One stretch of Maylandia zebra isolate NMK-2024a linkage group LG13, Mzebra_GT3a, whole genome shotgun sequence DNA includes these proteins:
- the cfap36 gene encoding cilia- and flagella-associated protein 36 isoform X4 → MAEDDSEWVLESIVGYLGSPEWVVPVTDFLENKCTVFDDEDENKLAYTEIHEQYKKLVEKLLENYMQEVGINEQQFLDACTSPFAKSKALEAVFQPVLATDDFQIFRSLMVHKNMELQLQALRVIKERNGALPECLTDGVDVMTELQQQEMKILQEVLKKSKEEYDEEMSRRLLLEKEVGSTSSGCSSKLMAECDEAKNTSSALSQHISPAKVNSNPVRKEGSKTAATGGGAERSSSSKPTTDRGSDAVGSRVLPAVRAPVKSGEPSISSSPHAGEQSNSSQTTSEAWLEEAHREAGFSKPYTELSVSQQEQLQQRAAYLRQQRDKLQALRKEQQKTKQSSLPEEAPSSPTPAPSTTPEISAEERKRLEKRKHLADKLKEEVIKK, encoded by the exons tttttgacGACGAAGATGAGAATAAGTTGGCATACACAGAAATCCACGAGCAGTATAAGAAATTG GTGGAGAAGCTGTTGGAGAATTACATGCAGGAGgttggcatcaacgagcagcagttTTTGGATGCGTGTACTTCTCCCTTTGCCAAGTCTAAAGCTCTGGAG gCAGTATTCCAGCCAGTTCTGGCTACAGATGACTTCCAGATCTTTCGCTCATTGATGGTTCACAAGAATATGGAGCTGCAGCTCCAAGCCCTCAGGGTCATTAAAGAAAGGAACG GGGCCCTCCCAGAGTGTCTGACTGATGGTGTGGACGTCATGACAGAGTTGCAACAGCAAGAGATGAAAATCCTGCAGGAGGTTCTTAA AAAGTCAAAAGAGGAGTATGATGAGGAAATGTCCAGGAGGCTGCTATTAGAGAAAGAGGTTGGTTCCACCTCCAGTGGCTGCTCTAGTAAGCTAATGGCAGAGTGTGATGAAGCCAAGAATACCTCCTCCGCCCTCAGCCAACACATCAGCCCTGCCAAG GTCAACAGTAACCCAGTTAGAAAAGAAGGGAGCAAGACAGCTGCTACAGGAGGTGGTGCTGAGAGGAGTAGCTCCTCTAAACCCACAACAG ATCGTGGTAGTGATGCTGTGGGATCCCGAGTTCTGCCAGCTGTGAGAGCTCCTGTGAAGTCTGGTGAGCCCTCCATCAGCAGCAGTCCTCATGCCGGGGAGCAGAGCAACAGCAGCCAGACTACAAGCGAGGCGTGGCTGGAGGAAGCACACAGGGAGGCTGGCTTCTCTAAGCCATATACT GAGTTATCAGTAtcacagcaggagcagctccagcagagggcggcaTATCTGCGTCAGCAGAGGGACAAGCTGCAGGCGCTCCGAAAAGAGCAGCAGAAAACCAAGCAATCGTCCTTGCCGGAGGAGGCACCCAGCAGTCCCACACCAGCACCCAGCACTACCCCG GAGATATCTGCTGAGGAAAGAAAGAGGCTGGAGAAGAGAAAGCACCTTGCCGACAAGCTGAAAGAGGAAGTGATCAAGAAATGA
- the cfap36 gene encoding cilia- and flagella-associated protein 36 isoform X3 encodes MAEDDSEWVLESIVGYLGSPEWVVPVTDFLENKCTVFDDEDENKLAYTEIHEQYKKLAVFQPVLATDDFQIFRSLMVHKNMELQLQALRVIKERNGALPECLTDGVDVMTELQQQEMKILQEVLKKSKEEYDEEMSRRLLLEKEVGSTSSGCSSKLMAECDEAKNTSSALSQHISPAKVNSNPVRKEGSKTAATGGGAERSSSSKPTTDRGSDAVGSRVLPAVRAPVKSGEPSISSSPHAGEQSNSSQTTSEAWLEEAHREAGFSKPYTELSVSQQEQLQQRAAYLRQQRDKLQALRKEQQKTKQSSLPEEAPSSPTPAPSTTPEAVGQSQRNGACSPPHPPSSPPPPPTPHCASPAQRSSSQKEISAEERKRLEKRKHLADKLKEEVIKK; translated from the exons tttttgacGACGAAGATGAGAATAAGTTGGCATACACAGAAATCCACGAGCAGTATAAGAAATTG gCAGTATTCCAGCCAGTTCTGGCTACAGATGACTTCCAGATCTTTCGCTCATTGATGGTTCACAAGAATATGGAGCTGCAGCTCCAAGCCCTCAGGGTCATTAAAGAAAGGAACG GGGCCCTCCCAGAGTGTCTGACTGATGGTGTGGACGTCATGACAGAGTTGCAACAGCAAGAGATGAAAATCCTGCAGGAGGTTCTTAA AAAGTCAAAAGAGGAGTATGATGAGGAAATGTCCAGGAGGCTGCTATTAGAGAAAGAGGTTGGTTCCACCTCCAGTGGCTGCTCTAGTAAGCTAATGGCAGAGTGTGATGAAGCCAAGAATACCTCCTCCGCCCTCAGCCAACACATCAGCCCTGCCAAG GTCAACAGTAACCCAGTTAGAAAAGAAGGGAGCAAGACAGCTGCTACAGGAGGTGGTGCTGAGAGGAGTAGCTCCTCTAAACCCACAACAG ATCGTGGTAGTGATGCTGTGGGATCCCGAGTTCTGCCAGCTGTGAGAGCTCCTGTGAAGTCTGGTGAGCCCTCCATCAGCAGCAGTCCTCATGCCGGGGAGCAGAGCAACAGCAGCCAGACTACAAGCGAGGCGTGGCTGGAGGAAGCACACAGGGAGGCTGGCTTCTCTAAGCCATATACT GAGTTATCAGTAtcacagcaggagcagctccagcagagggcggcaTATCTGCGTCAGCAGAGGGACAAGCTGCAGGCGCTCCGAAAAGAGCAGCAGAAAACCAAGCAATCGTCCTTGCCGGAGGAGGCACCCAGCAGTCCCACACCAGCACCCAGCACTACCCCG GAGGCAGTGGGTCAGTCCCAGAGAAATGGGGCCTGTtcccctcctcatcctccttcttctcctcctcctccacctactCCTCACTGTGCTTCTCCAGCACAGCGCTCCTCCAGTCAGAAG GAGATATCTGCTGAGGAAAGAAAGAGGCTGGAGAAGAGAAAGCACCTTGCCGACAAGCTGAAAGAGGAAGTGATCAAGAAATGA
- the cfap36 gene encoding cilia- and flagella-associated protein 36 isoform X1 has translation MAEDDSEWVLESIVGYLGSPEWVVPVTDFLENKCTVFDDEDENKLAYTEIHEQYKKLVEKLLENYMQEVGINEQQFLDACTSPFAKSKALEAVFQPVLATDDFQIFRSLMVHKNMELQLQALRVIKERNGALPECLTDGVDVMTELQQQEMKILQEVLKKSKEEYDEEMSRRLLLEKEVGSTSSGCSSKLMAECDEAKNTSSALSQHISPAKVNSNPVRKEGSKTAATGGGAERSSSSKPTTDRGSDAVGSRVLPAVRAPVKSGEPSISSSPHAGEQSNSSQTTSEAWLEEAHREAGFSKPYTELSVSQQEQLQQRAAYLRQQRDKLQALRKEQQKTKQSSLPEEAPSSPTPAPSTTPEAVGQSQRNGACSPPHPPSSPPPPPTPHCASPAQRSSSQKEISAEERKRLEKRKHLADKLKEEVIKK, from the exons tttttgacGACGAAGATGAGAATAAGTTGGCATACACAGAAATCCACGAGCAGTATAAGAAATTG GTGGAGAAGCTGTTGGAGAATTACATGCAGGAGgttggcatcaacgagcagcagttTTTGGATGCGTGTACTTCTCCCTTTGCCAAGTCTAAAGCTCTGGAG gCAGTATTCCAGCCAGTTCTGGCTACAGATGACTTCCAGATCTTTCGCTCATTGATGGTTCACAAGAATATGGAGCTGCAGCTCCAAGCCCTCAGGGTCATTAAAGAAAGGAACG GGGCCCTCCCAGAGTGTCTGACTGATGGTGTGGACGTCATGACAGAGTTGCAACAGCAAGAGATGAAAATCCTGCAGGAGGTTCTTAA AAAGTCAAAAGAGGAGTATGATGAGGAAATGTCCAGGAGGCTGCTATTAGAGAAAGAGGTTGGTTCCACCTCCAGTGGCTGCTCTAGTAAGCTAATGGCAGAGTGTGATGAAGCCAAGAATACCTCCTCCGCCCTCAGCCAACACATCAGCCCTGCCAAG GTCAACAGTAACCCAGTTAGAAAAGAAGGGAGCAAGACAGCTGCTACAGGAGGTGGTGCTGAGAGGAGTAGCTCCTCTAAACCCACAACAG ATCGTGGTAGTGATGCTGTGGGATCCCGAGTTCTGCCAGCTGTGAGAGCTCCTGTGAAGTCTGGTGAGCCCTCCATCAGCAGCAGTCCTCATGCCGGGGAGCAGAGCAACAGCAGCCAGACTACAAGCGAGGCGTGGCTGGAGGAAGCACACAGGGAGGCTGGCTTCTCTAAGCCATATACT GAGTTATCAGTAtcacagcaggagcagctccagcagagggcggcaTATCTGCGTCAGCAGAGGGACAAGCTGCAGGCGCTCCGAAAAGAGCAGCAGAAAACCAAGCAATCGTCCTTGCCGGAGGAGGCACCCAGCAGTCCCACACCAGCACCCAGCACTACCCCG GAGGCAGTGGGTCAGTCCCAGAGAAATGGGGCCTGTtcccctcctcatcctccttcttctcctcctcctccacctactCCTCACTGTGCTTCTCCAGCACAGCGCTCCTCCAGTCAGAAG GAGATATCTGCTGAGGAAAGAAAGAGGCTGGAGAAGAGAAAGCACCTTGCCGACAAGCTGAAAGAGGAAGTGATCAAGAAATGA
- the cfap36 gene encoding cilia- and flagella-associated protein 36 isoform X2, translating to MAEDDSEWVLESIVGYLGSPEWVVPVTDFLENKCTVFDDEDENKLAYTEIHEQYKKLVEKLLENYMQEVGINEQQFLDACTSPFAKSKALEAVFQPVLATDDFQIFRSLMVHKNMELQLQALRVIKERNGALPECLTDGVDVMTELQQQEMKILQEVLKKSKEEYDEEMSRRLLLEKEVGSTSSGCSSKLMAECDEAKNTSSALSQHISPAKVNSNPVRKEGSKTAATGGGAERSSSSKPTTDRGSDAVGSRVLPAVRAPVKSGEPSISSSPHAGEQSNSSQTTSEAWLEEAHREAGFSKPYTELSVSQQEQLQQRAAYLRQQRDKLQALRKEQQKTKQSSLPEEAPSSPTPAPSTTPVNAGGSGSVPEKWGLFPSSSSFFSSSSTYSSLCFSSTALLQSEGDIC from the exons tttttgacGACGAAGATGAGAATAAGTTGGCATACACAGAAATCCACGAGCAGTATAAGAAATTG GTGGAGAAGCTGTTGGAGAATTACATGCAGGAGgttggcatcaacgagcagcagttTTTGGATGCGTGTACTTCTCCCTTTGCCAAGTCTAAAGCTCTGGAG gCAGTATTCCAGCCAGTTCTGGCTACAGATGACTTCCAGATCTTTCGCTCATTGATGGTTCACAAGAATATGGAGCTGCAGCTCCAAGCCCTCAGGGTCATTAAAGAAAGGAACG GGGCCCTCCCAGAGTGTCTGACTGATGGTGTGGACGTCATGACAGAGTTGCAACAGCAAGAGATGAAAATCCTGCAGGAGGTTCTTAA AAAGTCAAAAGAGGAGTATGATGAGGAAATGTCCAGGAGGCTGCTATTAGAGAAAGAGGTTGGTTCCACCTCCAGTGGCTGCTCTAGTAAGCTAATGGCAGAGTGTGATGAAGCCAAGAATACCTCCTCCGCCCTCAGCCAACACATCAGCCCTGCCAAG GTCAACAGTAACCCAGTTAGAAAAGAAGGGAGCAAGACAGCTGCTACAGGAGGTGGTGCTGAGAGGAGTAGCTCCTCTAAACCCACAACAG ATCGTGGTAGTGATGCTGTGGGATCCCGAGTTCTGCCAGCTGTGAGAGCTCCTGTGAAGTCTGGTGAGCCCTCCATCAGCAGCAGTCCTCATGCCGGGGAGCAGAGCAACAGCAGCCAGACTACAAGCGAGGCGTGGCTGGAGGAAGCACACAGGGAGGCTGGCTTCTCTAAGCCATATACT GAGTTATCAGTAtcacagcaggagcagctccagcagagggcggcaTATCTGCGTCAGCAGAGGGACAAGCTGCAGGCGCTCCGAAAAGAGCAGCAGAAAACCAAGCAATCGTCCTTGCCGGAGGAGGCACCCAGCAGTCCCACACCAGCACCCAGCACTACCCCGGTAAATGCAG GAGGCAGTGGGTCAGTCCCAGAGAAATGGGGCCTGTtcccctcctcatcctccttcttctcctcctcctccacctactCCTCACTGTGCTTCTCCAGCACAGCGCTCCTCCAGTCAGAAG GAGATATCTGCTGA
- the ppp4r3b gene encoding serine/threonine-protein phosphatase 4 regulatory subunit 3B produces the protein MSDTRRRVKVYTLNEDRQWDDRGTGHVSSTFVERLRGISLLVRAESDGSLLLESKISPNTAYQKQQDTLIVWSEADNYDLALSFQEKAGCDEIWERICQVQGRDPALDITQDPIDESEEERFEEIPETSHLVELPPCEQGRLEEIADLVTSVLSSPIRREKLALALMTEGYIKKLLGLFRVCEEVDNREGLHHLYEIVRGVLFLNKAALFEVMFSDDCIMDVVGCLEYDPALVQPKRHREFLTKTAKFKEVIPITDSELRQKIHQTYRVQYIQDIILPTPSVFEENFLSTLTSFIFFNKVEIVSMLQEDEKFLTEVFAQLTDDATEDSKRRELVNFVKEFCAFSQTLQPQNRDAFFKTLANLGILPALEIVMGMDDLQVRAAATDIFSYLVEFSPSMVREFVMQEPQQTDDDVLLINVVIKQMICDSDPELGGAVQLMGLLRTLIDPENMLASTNKTEKTEFLSFFYKYCMHVLTAPLLANTALDKNSKDLQEGSTKVNPVCPDNFQTAQLLALILELLTFCVEHHTYHIKTYIMNKDLLRRVLVLMNSKHTFLALCALRFMRRIIGLKDEYYNRYIIKGNLFEPVINALLDNGTRYNLLNSAIIELFEFIKVEDIKSLIAHIVDNFYKALESIEYVQTFKGLKGRYEQEKDRQSQRLNRYRRDARSLDEDEELWFNDDDDDDDGEAVEKRMGDDFSDSYGKYMEAKKGAANGANGANNNGKAAALPPASPAVTPNNSSASSVKTVPLPATPVVKTALVGLVDYPDDEDEEEDDEEEDQSPRKRPRLSS, from the exons ATGTCGGACACTCGGCGGCGAGTGAAGGTATATACGCTGAATGAAGATCGGCAATGGGATGATCGGGGTACCGGGCACGTTTCGTCTACATTTGTCGAACGACTGAGGGGGATATCGTTATTAGTTCGGGCTGAATCGGACG GATCACTGCTATTGGAATCGAAGATAAGTCCAAATACTGCATATCAAAAACAACAG GACACATTGATTGTCTGGTCAGAAGCAGATAACTATGACCTTGCACTCAGTTTCCAGGAAAAGGCTGGCTGTGATGAGATCTGGGAAAGAATTTGCCAG GTCCAAGGTAGAGACCCTGCTCTGGACATCACCCAGGACCCCATTGATGAGTCTGAGGAAGAGCGCTTTGAGGAGATTCCAGAGACAAGCCACTTAGTTGAGCTCCCCCCTTGTGAGCAAGGCAGACTGGAGGAAATTGCCGACTTGGTTACCTCTGTCCTTTCTTCACCCATCCGGAGGGAAAAGCTTGCCCTGGCCCTGATGACTGAGGGCTACATCAAGAAACTCCTGGGTCTCTTTAGAGTATGTGAGGAAGTGGACAACAGGGAAGGCCTCCATCACCTCTATGAGATTGTCCGAGGCGTCTTATTTCTCAATAAAGCAGCCCTCTTTGAGGTGATGTTCTCTGACGACTGTATCATGGATGTGGTGGGCTGCCTGGAGTACGACCCAGCATTGGTTCAACCTAAACGCCACCGGGAATTCTTGACCAAGACGGCGAAATTTAAGGAGGTGATCCCTATCACAGACTCTGAACTGCGGCAGAAGATCCACCAGACATACAGAGTTCAGTACATCCAGGACATAATCCTGCCCACACCATCTGTCTTTGAGGAGAACTTCCTATCCACACTCACCTCCTTCATCTTCTTCAACAAGGTGGAAATTGTCAGTATGTTGCAG GAGGATGAGAAGTTCCTAACGGAGGTCTTTGCACAGCTCACAGATGATGCGACTGAGGACAGTAAAAGGAGAGAATTG GTGAACTTCGTCAAAGAATTCTGTGCGTTTTCACAAACGTTGCAGCCTCAAAACAGGGATGCGTTCTTCAAAACTCTGGCAAATCTAGGCATTTTACCTGCTCTTGAAATAGTAATG ggAATGGATGACTTGCAGGTGAGGGCAGCAGCTACTGATATCTTCTCTTACCTGGTGGAATTCAGCCCCTCCATGGTTAGGGAATTTGTCATGCAGGAACCTCAGCAGACAGATGAT GATGTTCTCCTGATAAATGTTGTGATTAAGCAGATGATTTGTGACTCTGACCCAGAGCTGGGGGGAGCTGTCCAGCTGATGGGTCTGCTCAGGACACTCATCGACCCTGAGAATATGTTGGCTTCCACCAAC AAAACTGAGAAGACAGAGTTTCTGAGTTTCTTCTACAAATACTGCATGCACGTGTTGACTGCTCCTCTGCTGGCCAACACTGCACTTGACAAAAATTCAAAAG ATCTGCAGGAGGGATCAACAAAGGTCAACCCAGTGTGCCCAG ACAACTTCCAGACAGCTCAGTTGCTGGCACTGATCCTGGAGCTTCTGACCTTTTGTGTGGAACACCACACCTATCACATCAAGACCTACATCATGAACAAAGACCTGCTTAGAAGAGTGCTGGTGCTGATGAACTCAAAGCACACGTTCCTTGCTCTTT GTGCTCTGCGTTTCATGCGCAGAATCATTGGTCTAAAAGACGAATACTACAACCGCTACATCATCAAAGGGAACCTGTTTGAGCCTGTCATTAATGCCTTGCTGGACAATGGGACCCGATACAACCTCCTCAACTCTGCCATCATAGAGCTCTTTGAGTTTATTAAAGTG GAGGACATCAAATCACTCATAGCTCACATCGTGGATAACTTCTACAAAGCACTTGAATCCATTGAGTATGTCCAGACATTCAAGGGCTTGAAAGGACGATATGAACAGGAAAAAGACCGGCAGAGCCAGAGACTCAACAG ATATCGAAGAGATGCGCGGTCTTTGGATGAGGATGAAGAGTTGTGGTTCAATGACGATGATGACGATGACGATGGAGAGGCAGTGGAGAAGAGAATGGGGGATGACTTCTCTGATAGCTACGGCAAGTACATGGAAGCCAAAAAAG GAGCTGCCAACGGAGCCAATGGTGCCAATAACAATGGGAAAGCTGCTGCCCTCCCACCTGCCTCACCAGCCGTCACTCCAAACAACAGTTCAGCTTCTTCTGTCAAAACTGTTCCTCTTCCTGCCACACCAGTAGTCAAG ACTGCTCTGGTTGGTTTGGTGGACTACCCTGAcgatgaagatgaagaggaagatgatgagGAAGAAGACCAGTCTCCAAGGAAGCGGCCTCGTTTGAGCTCCTAA